The Lysinibacillus pakistanensis genome includes a window with the following:
- the spoVT gene encoding stage V sporulation protein T — MKATGIVRRIDDLGRVVIPKEIRRTLRIREGDPLEIYTDREGEVILKKYSPINDLGEFAREYVETLYETLGTPAFVTDRDEVIAVAGIGKKEYINRRITSFAESFMEERSTKIEKMETTIEIVPGQYEQVKSYCATPIMVNGDPIGCIIVLSKVHFVGEVEVKVVETAANFLAKQMNS; from the coding sequence ATGAAGGCAACAGGAATTGTTCGTCGTATTGATGATTTAGGGCGTGTGGTTATTCCAAAAGAAATTCGTAGGACGCTACGTATTCGCGAGGGTGACCCGTTAGAGATTTATACAGACCGTGAAGGCGAAGTTATTTTAAAGAAATATTCTCCAATTAACGATTTAGGGGAATTTGCAAGGGAATATGTAGAAACATTATATGAAACATTAGGTACTCCAGCGTTTGTAACCGACCGTGATGAAGTAATTGCTGTGGCAGGAATCGGTAAGAAAGAGTATATTAATCGTCGTATTACATCTTTTGCGGAAAGTTTTATGGAAGAGCGTTCAACAAAAATAGAAAAAATGGAAACAACTATCGAGATTGTTCCTGGACAATATGAGCAAGTAAAGTCATATTGTGCAACACCTATTATGGTGAATGGTGATCCAATCGGCTGTATTATCGTTTTATCAAAAGTACACTTTGTGGGCGAAGTAG